ATGACTGTCAGGAGGGGTAGTGTTTTGGAGAGGGCTTCACTGTCCACATGTTGAGCTTTTGAGGACCATGGAATAACACTGAGGTATTTGGGGGCCTGAAGTACAGGTCTGGTGGTCCTCACATAGGGGGCACAGGAGGAGAAGTGGGATCCGTAAGACAAGACAGGTGCAGAGGGCTGGGTGCCCGGGAAATATGACAGAAGGAAGAAGAGCTTGTAAAGGAGTAAAAGAAGAGTTACCAAAGTGTGAGGAGGCCCACAATagctggagagggcaggggtggcCAGGGAGTGAGCAAGAGAAGGACTGAACAGTCACTGGATGTCAGCAACTTGTGTTACTTCTTAGGTTCTTCTTTTTACCAGAAACCAAGAATCTGCAAAGTTGTGTCCCTCTCCTAAGCATGCAAAGCTAATGGACACAGGTGGACAAAGCTGGGCCCTCAGGCTTACACCTTCAGCAGATCTTGCACACCCCCTTCTGTAATGGGATCTCTCGTCAATTCCAACCTGCTATCCCAATTCTTTTCATCGGTGGTTTTTacacactttcatttttaaacatcagtATGCTTTGTTCAAAGGATGCCACAGTAGTTGGAGTAAATATTACAACACATGCAGTGTCGGTTGGATGGTAGAAGTGGAGGCAGGACTACAGCAGATCAAAGAGACAGGGTGCTAAAGAAGGTGTCACATTTTGTGTCCAGCGCGTATTGAAGAGCTTTGactaggaaagaaagagaacgaGAGGCTAGGCGGGGCTTTAGGACGAAGAagggtattttgttgttgttgttctattaGGGTTCTCCAATTTGGGAAGGAAATCTTATATACCTAGCTGAGTCTCTGCCTAAGTTAAAACATTGCATTACACACTTCGTATGAAAGGGCAGGGTAGAGACCCTCCCCTTCCATCCCCTAGTTATAACTACTCAAAAGAAGAATTTGAACCTTGTCCTAATTTGGGAGCCTGCATTAAGAAACAGGGTTCCTGTTGGAGAGGGGGATACCTACAAATAAAGTATCAGATGCAGTGAGGCCAACTGAGAAACAGAGCCCGAGGGGAAACAGGCTGCAGTGGCTTTGAGGACAGCACAAGGTTATGCTTGATCTCCTGTGTGGGGCGGCAGAGCATCCTGGGACCAGATGCCACAGGGCTGAGGGGTTAAAGCAAGAGACCCTCATCAGGAGCCTGAGCACCCTGCCTTGCCTTCAAAATGAGAACATGTTTTCTCTTATACGTCAGAGACACACAGGCAGGTgatgagagacagaaaatggttCCAAGGGAGAGTGCAAATCCCCAAACGACATTAGATGGAAGTCACAGGTAGGCTGCTGGGGTAGAACACCAACCACGTGACACTGCATTGGAGGCGGAAGCAGCACAGCAACCTGGGGGAACAGGAAACCCTCTCCTTCCATGTCTTCAAGACAGCGAGAGGCCCGAGGCCATCCATTTTGCAGGGGGTAAGGAGGACTGGACTTAAGAATGAATGAAcctacttaggggcacctgggtggcccagttggttaagtgttcgacttcagctcaggtcatgatctcgtgatccatgggttcgaaccctgcatcgggctctgtgctgacagcttggagtctagggcctgcttcagattctgtgtctccctctctccctgcccctcccttgcttgctcgcttgcgcgctctctctctctctctctctcaaaaataaataaacattaaaaaaaaattaaaaaaaagaagaatgaacctaCTTAGATTCCACAAGCTGGAGGAGCCTAGGAGGCCATGTGGTAACACAGATGTGTGCAATCTAATGGAAAGAGACAGTAGAAACAGAAACCAGAATACTTGGGCAAAGTGTATGATCtcagagaggagaagaaggaattGGTAGACAGCAGAGTTATAGGCACAAGTCCTgggaagagggaagcaaacctGGCCACTCACGGCTGGGGAGGGAAAATGTATGTAAAGATGGGGctcatgatattaaaaaaaataagctaagaCAATCTCTTGTCTGATAGACTGAACCTGGGTAAGTCTAGTGATGCCATGCAAAAATGTGTCATGTTAGAGGCCGAGGCAGTGTggtgtggggaggaagagggcagtGTGGTTCAGGACAACCCCGTGAGGGCATTGATGAGGAATGGATTGGCTGTAGCAATGGTCCACCTGAAGTTTGAAGTGCAGTGTGTCCCATGAGCACCCAGAAGGAAGGCATGTTTTGCAACGACATATGCCTCCTGAACTGTCAGGAGgatttgaaaacaattaaaaatcttATTGAGCACCATGACGTGCAAGGAAGAGTGCTGAGGTGGTCCACACAGTGTATGCGATGAGGTCCAACCTCTTGAGGATTGAGAATCCAGAAAGGGAGGCATGGCAGAGATTGCTAAGTGCCTAATCAGCATCCATCTTCTTCTTTCTTACTTGCAGGTGGCAATACGCTCTGATAAAAAGGATAGATTTTCCAGCTTCTCTTAAATCTAGAGGTGAGATTTAAATATCAGTGAGATATTAAGTAGAAGCCATTGGGTGGGACTTCCACAAATATTTCTAGAAGGGTCTGGTGAGGTGGGTGGGACACCCTTTTgccatctcctttccttcttaGTTGGAATGAGGACACAACGGTTAGAACCCCAATAGCCATTTGGGGCCATGAGGCGAATTTGAGAATGGAAGTACCACACTAAGGTTCACGGAGTGGAAAGGTAGGAGCCAAGGCCTCTGGTGCCCCTGGACAGCCATTTAAGTTCTGCACTACCTACTACTTCTTTCATATAAAGGGAAATGCATCTTTGTTTTGTCGAGAAAGGACAGGAGATACAGGAGAAAGGACAAACATTGTAGAAATACAAGatttataatataaaagataaatataatattcACATAATTCAACTCGAAAGAAGCCTTTCAATATGAAAGgcaataattatttaaaacattcagaaaacagaaaaggcttTTCATCCTTTCTTGTTGGGAGATGAGGAAAGCAGGTCACAAAGAAAGCAAGGAACTAAGATGTCCTGACCTCCATATTGGATGTTGTATCCTGTCTCACTGAGGCTGCAATAAGAGGTTAGTGGTGAGGCAAAATTTTGATCCAAATCTGACTCCAAGACTTCCTGACCCTAAAGTGCACTGTCTATACTATACCATTCCCCCTTCCATGGGAGTAATACCTTAAAAGGTAAGATTTTGCAATGCATGGCATCTGTGATGTTGGTGTATGAATGAACAAGTCATAATTTCTCAGGATTGAGGTGCATAGGGAATTGCACCTAATTCCCTGACACTGACAAAGACAGTGACCTTCTGATCTTGGTTAGTGTAAAGGGGACCAGCTGGGTGGCTCCCTTACTGGGGGTCATTGGTGGGATGGGAAGGATGAATAAGCCACAGAGATCAGTCTCCCACACACAACTCACATACACCATGGCATCCCAGATTCCTACTGGCAACAGAGCACGCATCAGATTTGTGCACCCAAACCTTAGAAGAAATTTCACAATCTCTGGGGTCTGTGCCGGAAACCCCCGTGCTTTTGCTTGAGTTTATTTCCAACTGAGCCCTGACATAAGACACTTCTGAACATTTGCTTCTTCCCCATTCAGCCAGCTGCGTTTTTCTCAGCATTCCATAttgccagagggagaggggagaatgcATCTCCTGTTGTAGTCTCTAGCTCCAACATGGATTTGTGACCCTGGAAAGACTGTGGTCAGAGCCTGCCTGGACCAACAAGACACTGAGCCGGTGCGATGTTGTTTGAAGCGGGTCACCTTGGAACAAGGTGGGGGAGACCTCACTTATTCTGTTAGTGACTAAACAGAAatgccttactttttttttttttttttttttttttttaagtcagatcCTTCTAGTTTCTGATGCTTCCTCACTTTCTTGCTCTTTGCTCAGACGGGGTGAGCAGTGATCAGACTCTTGGGGTCTGAGGGGCCTTGAAGAGGCCTGGCAATCCTGGACACGGTCCCAGAGAGGGCAGGTTTTGTGCGTGTGTGCCAGAAAGCCAGGGCGAGTCGCTCCAGTGTCCAGACAGGGAACTGACGGCTCACTACCCCGGGCAAACGTCTCTCCACCCCTAGAGGGCacacttcctcctctttccctgacTTCTTTGCCCTCGTGGGAAAGGAATGAACAGGTGCTGTCACAACCACTTAGAAGGGCGCGTGCATCACCCGCCGAATCCCACGCCAGCAGCTGCTTGGACCCCTTTGCCCTTCGGAGCCCTGCAGTGCGCTCTAACGCGGGGGGAGCTGGAGAGCTGCTGCCCCTGGAGAATGGGTCGCAGGCCTCTCGGCCTCGACTCTAGAAGTCCTGCAGGCATGGGAAGGCAGGACAGGAACAGATATCAGCGGAGTTTGAGCAAACTGGAGCCGCCACCTCGGCTACCTCCACTGCGGCAGCCCGAGCGGGAGAATGGGCGTCGCCCTTACCAGCCTCTCGGGTCCTGGCCCCAAAAGGTCCCCTCCTCCCCGCTTCGGGACAGGGTATCTGGGCCCGCCGGCTCCCCATGCCCCGCAGCCCCTTTCCGGGAGGGCGGGGTCAGCTCGGTAGCCGCTCGCCGGGCCGCGGGCCCCCGGTCCCAAGGGCGCCCACTGCGGGCGGGCCACGGGCGGTGCAGCCTGTGACCCTGTGCACCGGTGACAACCGCCGGGGCACGAAGCCGGCTCCAAACCCCCCCACGCTCCGCCCTCCGGGAGCCGCCGGGCCTGCGCCAGCTCAGGCAGTATCTGCGGGGCGCACGAGTGGGCAGCGCCGGCCGGCGGTGAGAGCGGACCTCTTGCCAAGGCCCACCCAGACCCGCTCAGTCCCGCCACCGCGGGACACATTTCTGCCACCCTCGCAGACCTTCGCagctgtccccctcctccccctgtggGGGGCAAACCGGCGCAAGAGGGCATCTGGAGGGAGGTCACTGCCACCTTGGCTTTTATCCTAGGAGGGACTCAGTTCTGCCTAAGAggctgagctccccaggcgctATTCAAGAGGGTTTTTGGTGGCCTTTTGTCAGGAAACTTTTAATCACACAGAATTTAGCCTCTAATCGGCCAGACTTATTTAAACTGCGCAGAGTAAAACCTTCCATTTTTAACATCCACTCTTGGTGTTTGCTGGAAATTTGCCACCGAATTTCGGCTGGAGCTGAAGGTTACCAGGATTTATCATTGTTTCCCCAGGATGTTTAACCCTCGTGCGctcctcttctttcatttaagatacccaaaaaaaaaaaaaaaaaaaaaaaaaaaaaaaaaaaaaatttcttgtaaGCGCTTTGGCcattttgtttaagaaatttgttttatCTCGTACggttttgaaataaagaaatgtttctgcaatggggaggagggagtgtcagagacagaaagcagctGTGTACCAGGAAATAATAAGTATCATGCAAAAATATCACAGCTAATGGATGTCCTTTAGGAGTGTAAATATCTAtgtttaattgctttaaaaacGTGGGGTGGAAAAACACAATTATACATTGTGATAACAAACCTGTACAGATAATTTTTGAACAATACAAAACAAGAGctgaaaaatttttctttatgattgaAATAATTGTTCCCAAATCATGACACCGTCCACCCAAATATCATGTTGCCCCCTCTGCAGAACTTGAAGAGGAATAGTTACCAATTGAATGCATTTAGATTCAtccttaataaaaagaaaattgcataGCTTTTTATATTGTTGCACATCCTCAAATGCATCTTCCAATATCAATGTCACCTTAGTGttattctcaatattttaaattttcaattttcagagatacataatatataattgcTAGTAATTATAAACACATCATTTTATTCATCTGATTTTAATAACatgcatttttataattactGTACAACTGAAATAGACATTGAGTTATGCTGTGTGCGTGTCTTTATTCAACAGTATATTTTTAGACACCTTGTTCAAACaaattaagtgaatttaaaagaaaataaaacatgaaaaaaaatccttccagtAGAAACAGAATCACAGTGCTTCacagacaaaaggaaaggaaaagaagttcTCATACgaaaagagatttattattaCATAGAAAATTCTCACAATAGTTGAAACACACTTCAGAAACTAGTAAACACCTTAGATAGAGTTGTGCCAATTATTCAGCCCACAAGCATCTGCTTTGTCTTAATTAGACGGGGGAGGTGAATGACcactgtttattttcattttcctcattaatTATGAAAAACTGCATTTAATTCATCTTGCATGGTGAGAGATTGGCTGCGCAGATGTAAGTCGTAAGGGAAGTGGCTGTCGGTGGGCAACCTGAACATGGCACCCTGCCCaaggggacccctgggtggcacTGCACAGTAATGCATGCCGTAATTGTAATTTTTGCCATAGTCCAAGGTTTCTTCTTGCTTCAGGGAAAATATCCCATTATAGTTAATTGGGGGAGGACTTAAGGGACCTTCAAACTGAGGGCTGGCACACTCAGGGGAAGTGCTTTCATAGAAGGATTCATACGCACTGCAATAATTGTAGGGTTTCATGGACTTGGAATTATCAAGAGTTCCATGCCCTGGGGGAGTGGTGAGCTCAGGGCTGTGGTAGGGCGGGTAGAAGGTAGAGTAGGGTGACCTTGTGTGGTGCGCAGCCTCCCCACCCTGACCCATCAGGAAACTCCTGGCGTTGAGCTGCAAGCAGCCTGCCACCAAGTTTGTAGTCGGCTGGGAAAGACCTTTGCATAAGTTTTGGACGAACGTGAGCAGATCAGGTCTCTTGCCGATTCTCAGGATTTCAGAAAGTGCCCAGATGTAGTTTTTGGCCAGTCGTAAAGTTTCTATTTTGGACAGTTTTTGGGTTTTGGAGTAACAGGGGACCACTTTTCTTAAATTGTCCAGAGCGTCGTTGAGGCCATGCATCCTGTTTCTCTCCCGCGCATTAGCTTCCTGTCTCCTGAACTTGACCCTCTCCAGTCGGAGCTTGGTcgtcttttttttcctaagaccCCTCCTTCTGGGCAAGCCattttcatcttcctcttccctgtcttcctcctcttcttccttctcggTTTCTTCTCCAGGGGCCCTTTTGATGCTCTTTCCTCGAAGGACAATCTGTTTGGAAAAGCTTTCTGGTTTCTTAATTTGCTTCTGGTCCTCACATTCTCTAGAAAACTTTCTGCACATCTGGGATTCTGGCATTACAACAGACTCATCAAACGGTAGTGTTAACATGGTTCTCTAATCTTAAATTACCTGAAAAAATGCCAGCacaatatttaaagtgttttcatttttaaagtttatacacTTAAAGCATATTTAATGACTTAATcataagaatacaaaaaatgaaaaacgtgAAAAAGTCTGATTCGGGGACCAATTTTTTACATTAACTATAATTTTTGAGTTTGTGCAGACTCGTAATTATAAAAACTACATGGACACATGCGAGAGGATCAATTTATACAGGcaaattatcaaaagaaaacaaaacaagaagcatTTATTACATTGCCACCACCATCtccattttcctttgattttgaactatttttaatGCACAAAAAGGACCTTTGAATTCCAGCAAATGCAAAACATGATATAGCAATGCAGAATTTCATTAATTCCAATTCCCCTGAGTACAAAATGCAAAGAGacaccagtttttaaaatgaaaaagtattacCTCTCCGTTAGCTGACAAATTTGTgaggtgtttctttctttttttcgaAAAAGAAATAAGCCTTAACTTTATTTGCTGTATTATGTAACTGCAAATTTAGATAAGTGGCTGTTGACATTTAcgaatttaaagaaaagattaatcAAAGCCAATTTTTAAACTGATTTCTTTCTGATCAGTgaagaaatatatgtaaaagGGCACTGTTTTCCCAGCCTTcaccaaaaaaaagggggggtggggggtcaggcTAATTTGGAATAAActccataaatacattttaaaagacaagaatcactggcattttttttaaatcaaagaaaatgttaaaactgcttttacatttacattttttccaaatgtaaTCGTCTGTTTACTGCTGTTCAAATCACCCTGGACAAAAAACCACTCTCGTAGTGTTTTTGTTCTGCGAGCCACAGAAGTCTCCCTCTAGCTAATATCTGACAGGAACGGTCCAAGGATTCTGACTGCAATTGTGCACGTGTGTACAGAATCCCgaatgaaaggggaaaataatttgtgtttcaAATACAATTTTGGCTTTCGTTTGGTGAAGTAGCAAGTATTTTCATCTAAAGTCTTCAAACAAATAGGCACGTTAAAACAGACTTTCGAATGTAACAATCTCCagccccctcaacacacacacacacacacacacacacacacacacacacacaaactcttaGCAATGTCCACATACTTGCAGTGTTACATAATAGCAGTGAAAGTATGTGACAGTTACAtcataagaatgaaatatgataaGAAGTTATAGATGGCAAAGAGCATGTAAATACTATAAGACAGTGACACTGTATCTTTAAATACTTGCATGCAAAGCCAGCATCAATTGAagtatatctttatttatattacCTTAGGTTTTAACTTCATTCAATAATCGGTTTTCATTTTGTATCTTCCAAATCTTTTCAGGCTGAGTGTCGCATCGTCTCCTGGAGTCTCTAGATCTGTGTATATCTGCACTATCTCATTGATCTCTAAAAAGTGACATTGATGCCAACTGCCAGAGCTGGTACCCATGCCATCTGCTAGTGACGTCACAGGGCAGAgagaaccatgtgatcctctcTCTTGGGACCTTCATTCTGCACTGATCATCTGGCATCCCTGTAAGTGGGTACCAGCATTCATGCATCAACACAGAAGGTTAGACTGATAGGGAAAAAATCTGCACCAGCATTTCACATACAGTAGGTGCGTTTCTCTCCTAGAGCTGCTTCAGCTTCACTGGCAGTCTGTAGAAATAGCTGTGTTAGTGTTCAGTTTCGCCCTGCCAACGGTGCAACTATTAGGTAGTCGTTAATATTCCATTCATTTACAAGGTGGGCTTTTGTGTGAGCgagaggtttttgttgttgttgatgttgacGTTTAGTAAAGATCACCATCCCATTCGTGCACCTGGCTACCCAGGGAAAGAACGCCGGGGGAAAGGAGCGGAAATCAGGAAAATGGTCTTGAGGTGCTTAACCAAACTAAGATTTGTGTAAGCGAACAGGGATCAACAAAGGTCTccttatttccttgttttgtttcatggCGTGTAACTTATgggcgtgtgtctgtgtgttctcTTATTAACATGTACGACTTCTGTGCTTCTTAGGAATTTGGAATAAAAGAACAGTTTCTCCATCTGGGGTCTGTGAAAGACATCCTCAGACGCTCCCCTTTCTACACTTGCTGGTATCTTTCAACAACTTTTCGGAGAGCTTCTTTATATGTATCAAATGCGGAGACGTCTTCAAGTGCGCCGTGAAAGATTTCAAACTACATTCTTGTGTCCGGTACCAAAAGTCACAATTCCCTCTTGCACTGTCCCAGACTCCTTCCAGTGGTAACtggcttgttctttctttctcatttcatttcctacacagtaaacatcaaaaaaaaaaaaaaatagcacttaggtttttgtctttctcttcctggcaTTCTGCTGAGTATATTAATCAAAGAGaggcttttctgttttctcagatttttttttcctttctcataaaaatcttctcttcacatttttccccctcaagaCTGACAGCCAATTTAAAAATCTCCTCATTCTTACATCagtgtccagtttttttttcttttttcagatttattcctatttctctttctccccactccccacttttgATTTCTTAACAAAAGCAGGGCAGAAACAGGCGAAACTGGCAAGGCCTTGTAGATAAAATGAACTGTGAAGCCAGAGGCAAACTccaccttcctctcttttccctgctCCCCTGTCACCCCCTtcccttgcaaaaaaaaaaaaaaaaaaaggaaaagaaaagaaaaaaagaggatgttTTATTTCAGAGTCGCctgtcaggaaagaaaaaagtgtacttaaaaaaaagttcagaaatggACAAACACAACCTTTGTTGTTTGATAACTGAATAATCTCTTTCTATAAAGTGAGACAATATGCTTTTGGTATTAAAGTAATCCCTGGCAGAGTTGTAACTGTTGAATCTGTGTTAGCATTCCCCTTATAAATCCCAGTTTTGAAAGGTTTAGAATTCTGCTGCTTTAATGCTCTTTGGTTCCAAATTGGCACCGGGGGTCTCAAATTAAATTCAATTTTGCTCCTGTCGTAGCCCACCCGTTTCCGTCCCCCTCAAAGTTACTCAACTTTGCCTGGACGGGTCTGGAAAAGATAGGGACGATGGCAGAAGGGAGAGGTATGCTAGGTAAAGGAGAATAATTTTTCTCTGTCAATGGTTtggtaaaaatgcaaatttaaaataaaaacaagcctATAAATTCACAAGTGAAGTGGGGTGGCCTggcttatgtttaaaaaaaatcagacctaCCCAAGGCATTTCAAAATGTGTTGCTTAAGGGGATATTACTGGTAATGGGTGTGTTGAGTATATTTCATGTAGCCTTTGGTTCAAAAATGCACACACCTTTTCTTTCAACACAGAGAGTTTCTCTAGGAAGACCAGAGGCACACTTTTGTTTGATCTCACATatagtttagtttttaaatgtaaaggaGCATAAGTACGAAGAGTCAGGAGCCACAAAGTATTTCACGCATGTTGCATATTGTACCATATTCTAAACTTGCAAAGTCTTCAGAAGCTGCATTATATTATAGGCATCGCAAACACGAGAATCAAAATCTGAGGAATAGGTAGCGTGACATGTTAGAAAATTATCACCAATGTAGCTCACCGCAAggatagattttatattttatctttgcaATGTGCAGACAAATGAGAAACAGTTTTTTTGATGAAAACATTTGGGACTGTTCTATTTCTGCCTTTGAACGTGAAATAAAAAcctttggtggtggtgatgaggtGGGGTGAAGGGGGATAAAATCTGTGTTGAGGTTTTTCTGAGTATTAGTCTATTGTTTGAATGtcttagatttctttttcaaaaaaaaaggggagaaaacaaaaaagttgttATGTCAAGATTTAGCAAGGATTCAGTGTGTTTGTACAAtaatctttcaaaagaaattttgttaTGCATTTTCTACTATAGTTCCAGATATGCAAATGCATGTGCTGTTAATATGCATTCATAACATACACCACAACGGCTGTTCTACTCTCTGCTAAGAAAGCACGTTAACACCAATACTCCAAACAGAAATACATTCTGAATTGTAGACGAATACTCCGAGTACGGGGAGTATATTATCACCATTTCTATGatagattttctcattttgcagCAATCGCTGCACACCAAAGTTTATATCCATAACTGAATTCAACACTGATTTAGCTGATATGATCTTTGCTTCTGGGGCCAagacattttatagattttttttaagtccccaaTGTCTGTATGCCCCTGTCTTGCTTTCACTGggtaatttttcatatttcacttaTAAAAGTGACCCACAGAAAACGTAGATATAATTTGACTCAGTTGCAAGGCAATAGAAGCCAAAAGTGCTAAGTAAGGCATAAGTGTTGTTATTTTTAGGTCATCCAGTTGGTACCTGTGTCACAGCAAAGGAGAATTCTATTGACTCCCTTTTTACACTCCTCTCATAACTTAAGAGATCAGTTTGGAACATGGCAGGCATTTTTTCCTCAGCTCTCCTAGGGTGTAAGGCAACATAATGTAGACCTGGGCAGGATCAGGCAGCAAAGCCTTAggaccattttttccccctagaagtAGGGTGCTTTCTGAGATAGATTTTTGGACaattttctctattgctttttttttccttttctttttttttttttttttttttaagctcttagACAAATGCTTCAGGGCAGCCGGTAAGCCTGTGAGCGAGCCCAGCGTTAATCCTTAGAGTTTTAACTCTGTGATTCCCCCGTGGCTTGAAAGAGTTTTATGGCTGTGGCAGAATattccactttggaaaacagaccttgggatttaaataaaagtattgaaaATATAAGGCAAAACACAAAGCAACCTTATTCTCCTTGAAGATTTAGAGGgcttaaaagtataatttaaacatagatgtctaaatattttatagcgtatatgtctatatatataatatacacgtatatatttgtatatacttgtgtgtatatatatatatgtatgtgtatattatacatCTATATACACCAAAGATTACTTAGATTAAATGATAATCTGGAAATTTGAAGACAACGTTTGAATTGCCTTTATAGATTTACTTCAGGGTGAGGTAAGCTGAGTTGTACTATTATTTTGCAATAAACGATATTGTCATTTTTTGCAATTCATAAAATATAGCAACATCCaatcttttattttagtctttgcaCAAACGGCACTGTTGTTCTctccagaaatatattttataaatttttcctcCATGAAGTATACTTTCTATTTGACTCCCCAAGCTGCAAGTGTTAAATTCATTTCCTAATTTGTTATTAAATACAGTCATGTAAATCTGCCAGTTAAAACTTCTACAGGTCTGAGACAACCAGAGTTATTGGACTGAGTTAGTATAATCCCAGCCATTCATAAAGAAATGGTGCTTTATTAACTTTTGTGATGTTACTGTAAGAAAATGTATAGTTTCCTTTAGTCTTTTACAAATATGAAGTATGAGTTGTTGTCCCTGAGTAAGACTTTTTATGATACGGACTTAGAAATTAGTGTTATATTCCAATAACATGTATTGTGatggttatttttaaacttagaaaacagatgtaccatttctttttttctgttacattaaTCCACTGTAAAATTGGAGTGGGAACTTTAGGCAAGAGATATTTTGCAAAGGTTTCATGCAAACTGCATTTTGAAAATCAAGCTTTATGTCACGCGCTTGTATGGTGACACGCAGGCTCTCTTAACGTGATTTCTGGGTGGATTTCAAATGGTTCTGGAGCTTCCTCAGATTACGTGCAAATTTGGCATGTATGTACACATGTGCATTTTCTGAAGAAAGACCCTCTGCCAGATTCCGAAAGGTTAAGCGTCACAGTGAGTGTTTTGATGTCTTACTA
This DNA window, taken from Panthera tigris isolate Pti1 chromosome A2, P.tigris_Pti1_mat1.1, whole genome shotgun sequence, encodes the following:
- the NEUROD6 gene encoding neurogenic differentiation factor 6, which codes for MLTLPFDESVVMPESQMCRKFSRECEDQKQIKKPESFSKQIVLRGKSIKRAPGEETEKEEEEEDREEEDENGLPRRRGLRKKKTTKLRLERVKFRRQEANARERNRMHGLNDALDNLRKVVPCYSKTQKLSKIETLRLAKNYIWALSEILRIGKRPDLLTFVQNLCKGLSQPTTNLVAGCLQLNARSFLMGQGGEAAHHTRSPYSTFYPPYHSPELTTPPGHGTLDNSKSMKPYNYCSAYESFYESTSPECASPQFEGPLSPPPINYNGIFSLKQEETLDYGKNYNYGMHYCAVPPRGPLGQGAMFRLPTDSHFPYDLHLRSQSLTMQDELNAVFHN